In Saccharomyces eubayanus strain FM1318 chromosome XV, whole genome shotgun sequence, a single window of DNA contains:
- the ENO2 gene encoding phosphopyruvate hydratase ENO2, with translation MAVSKVYARSVYDSRGNPTVEVELTTEKGVFRSMVPSGASTGVHEALEMRDGDKSKWLGQGVLNAVKNVNDVVAPAFVKANLDVKNQSAVDDFLLSLDGTANKSKLGANAILGVSMAAARAAAAEKNVPLYQHLAELSKSKTSPYVLPVPFLNVLNGGSHAGGALALQEFMIAPTGAKTFAEALRIGSEVYHNLKKLAKQRYGSSAGNVGDEGGVAPNIQTAEEALDLIVDAIKAAGHDGKVQIGLDCASSEFYKDGKYDLDFKNPESDKSKWLSGVQLADMYHSLMKKYPIVSIEDPFAEDDWEAWSHFFKTAGIQIVADDLTVTNPARIATAIEKKAADALLLKVNQIGTLSESIKAAQDSFAAGWGVMVSHRSGETEDTFIADLVVGLRTGQIKTGAPARSERLAKLNQLLRIEEELGSNAVFAGANFHHGDKL, from the coding sequence atggCTGTCTCTAAAGTTTACGCTAGATCCGTCTACGACTCCCGTGGTAACCCAACCGTCGAAGTCGAACTTACCACCGAAAAGGGTGTTTTCAGATCCATGGTCCCATCTGGTGCCTCCACCGGTGTCCACGAAGCCTTGGAAATGAGAGATGGTGACAAATCCAAATGGTTAGGTCAAGGTGTCTTGAACGCTGTTAAGAACGTCAACGATGTTGTCGCTCCAGCTTTCGTCAAGGCTAACTTGGATGTCAAGAACCAATCCGCTGTCGATGActtcttgttgtctttGGACGGTACCGCTAACAAGTCCAAGTTGGGTGCTAACGCTATCTTGGGTGTTTCCATGGCCGCTGCTAGAGCCGCTGCCGCTGAAAAGAACGTCCCATTGTACCAACATTTGGCTGAATTGTCCAAGTCTAAGACTTCTCCATACGTTTTGCCAGTTCCATTCTTGAACGTTTTGAACGGTGGTTCCCACGCTGGTGGTGCTTTGGCTTTGCAAGAATTCATGATTGCTCCAACTGGTGCCAAGACCTTCGCTGAAGCTTTGAGAATCGGTTCCGAAGTTTACCAcaacttgaagaagttggCTAAGCAAAGATACGGTTCTTCCGCCGGTAACGTCGGTGACGAAGGTGGTGTTGCTCCAAACATCCAAACTGCTGAAGAAGCTTTGGACTTGATTGTTGACGCTATCAAGGCTGCTGGCCACGACGGTAAGGTCCAAATCGGTTTGGACTGTGCCTCCTCTGAATTCTACAAGGACGGTAAGTACGACTTGGACTTCAAGAACCCAGAATCCGACAAATCTAAGTGGTTGTCTGGTGTTCAATTAGCTGACATGTACCACTccttgatgaagaagtacCCAATTGTCTCTATTGAAGATCCATTTGCCGAAGATGACTGGGAAGCTTGGTCCCACTTCTTCAAGACCGCTGGTATTCAAATTGTTGCTGATGACTTGACTGTCACCAACCCAGCTAGAATTGCCACCgctattgaaaagaaggccGCTGACgctttgttgttgaagGTTAACCAAATCGGTACCTTGTCTGAATCTATCAAGGCTGCTCAAGACTCTTTCGCCGCCGGCTGGGGTGTCATGGTTTCCCACAGATCTGGTGAAACTGAAGACACTTTCATTGCTGACTTGGTTGTCGGTTTGAGAACTGGTCAAATCAAGACTGGTGCTCCAGCTAGATCCGAAAGATTGGCTAAGTTGAACCAATTGTTGAGaatcgaagaagaattagGTAGCAACGCTGTCTTCGCCGGTGCCAACTTCCACCACGGTGACAAGTTGTAA
- the CTR2 gene encoding low-affinity Cu transporter produces the protein MEGSTDHEHGGMHMGDGDDTCSMNMLFSWSYKNTCIVFKWWHIKTLPGLILSCLAIFGLAYLYEYLKYCIHKRQQSQRVLLPNRSQAKINQADKISNSILYGLQVGFSFMLMLVFMTYNGWLMLAVVCGAIWGNYSWSASYNPDIDDSSLACH, from the coding sequence ATGGAAGGAAGCACGGATCACGAGCATGGTGGCATGCACATGGGAGACGGAGATGATACGTGTTCTATGAACATGCTATTTTCATGGTCCTACAAAAACACCTGTATTGTATTCAAATGGTGGCATATCAAGACATTGCCTGGGCTAATTTTGAGTTGTCTAGCAATTTTTGGGTTGGCGTACCTTTACGAGTATCTGAAATACTGCATCCATAAGAGACAGCAATCACAAAGGGTTTTGTTGCCTAATAGATCCCAGGCTAAGATAAACCAAGCCGACAAAATTTCCAATAGTATTCTATACGGTCTACAAGTAGGATTCTCATTCATGCTGATGCTTGTATTCATGACTTATAACGGCTGGTTGATGCTAGCTGTTGTATGTGGGGCAATATGGGGGAACTATAGCTGGAGCGCCTCTTATAATCCTGACATTGATGACAGTTCCCTTGCTTGTCACTGA
- the FMO1 gene encoding N,N-dimethylaniline monooxygenase — MTVNGKQRLAIIGGGPGGLAAARVFSQSLSNFEIEIFVKDHDIGGVWHYPEQERDTRVMYDHLETNISKELMQFSGFPFEASVPLYPSRIHIWKYLKKYYKTFIASQASITVHLSTEVTYLEKKDSKWEISSKNELGTTTSDFDFVIVASGHYSVPRFPSNITGIDQWFDNKSAGHSKDFKNCEFARDKIVIVVGNGSSGQDIANQLTTVAKKVYNSIRKPANNQPQSKLIETVSTINDADWKSHSVTLSDGQVIRNVDYVVFATGYYYNFPFIDPSIRSDVLGEGVTDDACSSVNLRGLWEHMVYVKDPTLAFALTPQLVIPFPLAELQAAITVEVFCKTLAIPADFDSTVCGAHNFPKGKDLEHYAELQRLLDCIPHRAGHFDPVKWDGRLTDLRNASYTDKEERNVLLTEHAQILNKQNLPYFLPAPHI, encoded by the coding sequence ATGACAGTGAATGGCAAACAAAGATTGGCTATTATAGGTGGCGGGCCGGGCGGGCTAGCCGCTGCAAGAGTCTTCTCACAAAGCCTCAgtaattttgaaatcgaAATCTTCGTAAAGGATCACGATATCGGCGGTGTTTGGCATTACCCAGAACAAGAGAGAGATACAAGGGTTATGTACGATCATTTGGAGACCAACATTTCCAAAGAGCTGATGCAGTTTAGTGGGTTTCCCTTCGAAGCTAGTGTACCTCTCTATCCTTCGAGGATACACATCTGgaaatatttgaagaagtacTATAAGACTTTCATTGCCAGCCAGGCTTCCATTACTGTTCACCTTAGTACCGAGGTTACTTAtctggaaaagaaagactCTAAGTGGGAAATATCCTCCAAAAATGAGCTAGGAACGACCACATCGGATTTCGATTTCGTTATCGTTGCCTCGGGTCATTACAGCGTCCCGAGGTTCCCGTCTAACATTACCGGTATAGACCAATGGTTCGACAACAAGAGCGCCGGCCATTctaaagatttcaaaaactgcGAGTTTGCCCGCGATAAAATAGTCATTGTTGTGGGTAACGGGAGTTCTGGCCAGGATATTGCCAACCAATTAACCACTGTTGCGAAGAAAGTCTACAACAGTATAAGGAAACCTGCAAACAATCAGCCGCAGTCTAAACTAATCGAGACCGTCTCGACAATAAATGACGCTGATTGGAAGAGTCATTCAGTGACTCTCTCTGATGGGCAAGTAATCAGAAATGTTGACTACGTAGTCTTCGCCACAGGCTACTATTATAATTTCCCCTTCATAGACCCCTCTATCAGATCGGATGTGTTGGGAGAGGGCGTCACTGACGATGCATGCTCGTCCGTCAACCTGCGTGGCTTATGGGAACACATGGTCTACGTGAAGGACCCCACATTAGCGTTTGCCCTGACCCCTCAGTTGGTCATTCCCTTCCCCTTGGCAGAACTCCAAGCGGCCATCACCGTCGAAGTCTTTTGCAAGACCTTAGCCATCCCCGCAGATTTTGACTCCACCGTCTGCGGGGCCCATAACTTCCCCAAGGGCAAAGATCTAGAACACTATGCAGAGCTACAGCGACTTCTGGACTGTATCCCACATAGAGCTGGTCACTTTGACCCAGTCAAGTGGGACGGAAGACTCACCGACCTAAGAAACGCAAGCTACACAGACAAGGAAGAGAGAAACGTGCTTCTAACAGAACACGCGCAAATCctaaacaaacaaaatcTGCCGTACTTTCTCCCAGCGCCACACATttag